From the genome of Variovorax sp. RA8, one region includes:
- a CDS encoding phasin family protein, producing MATRRDETVSMKTKAAAAGKKTLPAKKTAPRTKAAPAKKAAPAKKALPPGKQAGAQGLLRAGLKALGNVRDDVVKRQTNVIESLLGIGQPKGDAAPRGFALESFGIRKFEDVFDQRVATALQRLGMPTAQEIQELRDQMKRLLEHLERIESERIESGQRKR from the coding sequence ATGGCGACTCGCCGCGATGAAACTGTCAGCATGAAGACGAAGGCGGCTGCGGCCGGCAAGAAGACGCTTCCCGCAAAGAAGACGGCGCCGCGCACGAAGGCGGCCCCGGCGAAGAAGGCAGCCCCCGCGAAGAAGGCCCTGCCACCCGGCAAGCAGGCCGGCGCCCAGGGTTTGCTGCGCGCCGGCCTGAAGGCACTGGGCAACGTGCGCGACGACGTCGTCAAGCGCCAGACCAACGTCATCGAGAGCCTGCTCGGCATCGGCCAGCCCAAGGGCGATGCGGCGCCGCGCGGCTTCGCGCTCGAGAGCTTCGGAATCCGCAAGTTCGAGGACGTGTTCGACCAGCGCGTGGCCACTGCGCTGCAGCGGCTGGGCATGCCGACTGCGCAGGAGATCCAGGAGCTGCGCGACCAGATGAAGCGCCTGCTCGAACACCTGGAGCGCATCGAATCCGAGCGCATCGAATCGGGACAGCGCAAGCGCTGA
- the senA gene encoding selenoneine synthase SenA, with the protein MLIGPFWQGGTGMPDARTLAGEPLAAALRECRARTRAWTFDLSDAQWRVPRQAGVNLVAWELSHLAWFGEFWVLRGPHAVDAHGHVQAGAPARIAGPDALFDSSRLAHIARWSVALPTRDEIDARFDAQLEACLATLAPCDGSDEALYFHRLTLFHEDMHGEAFAWLRATLGYPAPNGLAALPRLAETPAVSVPAAQARIGWPAARGGFAFDNELGEHPVTLAGYEIDATPVTAGRYLRFVESGGYDDPAFWPGEAGRWRATQPRSHPARWQRVSRHWEARWFDRWLPLDPEQPVIHLSAWEAEAFARWAGRRLPTAGEWEHAAATQPAFSWGRSVWEWTASTFTPYPGFAPGPYRDYSAPWFGDHRELRGGAFATHPRLHDLHYRNFFRPGRNDVFAGFRTAAP; encoded by the coding sequence TTGCTCATTGGCCCATTCTGGCAGGGCGGCACCGGCATGCCTGACGCGCGCACGCTCGCCGGCGAGCCGCTCGCAGCCGCGCTGCGCGAATGCCGCGCACGCACGCGGGCCTGGACCTTCGACCTGAGCGACGCGCAGTGGCGAGTGCCGCGCCAGGCCGGCGTGAACCTGGTCGCCTGGGAGCTGTCGCACCTCGCGTGGTTCGGCGAATTCTGGGTGCTGCGCGGTCCGCACGCGGTCGATGCGCATGGCCATGTGCAGGCCGGCGCGCCGGCGCGGATCGCAGGCCCCGACGCCCTGTTCGACTCGTCCCGGCTGGCCCACATCGCGCGCTGGTCCGTGGCGCTGCCGACGCGGGACGAGATCGACGCGCGGTTCGATGCCCAGCTCGAGGCCTGCCTGGCCACGCTCGCGCCCTGCGACGGCAGCGACGAGGCCCTGTACTTCCATCGGCTGACACTGTTCCACGAAGACATGCACGGCGAGGCCTTCGCGTGGCTGCGCGCGACGCTCGGCTACCCCGCGCCCAACGGGCTGGCTGCGCTGCCGCGGCTGGCCGAAACGCCCGCCGTCAGCGTGCCGGCCGCGCAGGCCCGCATCGGCTGGCCGGCGGCGCGCGGCGGCTTCGCCTTCGACAACGAGCTCGGCGAACATCCAGTCACCCTGGCCGGCTACGAGATCGACGCCACGCCGGTCACGGCGGGCCGCTACCTGCGCTTCGTGGAATCCGGCGGCTACGACGATCCGGCCTTCTGGCCCGGCGAGGCCGGACGCTGGCGCGCGACCCAGCCGCGCAGCCACCCCGCGCGCTGGCAGCGCGTGTCGCGGCACTGGGAGGCGCGCTGGTTCGATCGCTGGCTGCCGCTCGACCCCGAGCAGCCCGTGATCCATCTCAGCGCATGGGAGGCCGAGGCCTTTGCGCGCTGGGCCGGCCGCCGCCTGCCCACGGCCGGCGAATGGGAGCATGCGGCCGCCACGCAGCCCGCCTTCTCCTGGGGCCGCAGCGTGTGGGAATGGACCGCCAGCACCTTCACGCCCTACCCCGGCTTCGCGCCCGGCCCGTACCGCGACTACTCGGCCCCCTGGTTCGGCGACCACCGGGAACTGCGCGGCGGCGCCTTCGCCACGCACCCGCGGCTGCACGACCTGCACTATCGCAACTTCTTCCGGCCCGGCCGCAACGATGTGTTCGCCGGCTTCAGGACCGCTGCTCCTTAA
- the senB gene encoding selenoneine biosynthesis selenosugar synthase SenB — translation MSKRPRVLIVSPALADANNGNWRTASRWGRFLAGVAEVEIARGWDGAACDAMIALHARRSAEAIAQLRAARPACPIALVLTGTDVYRDIEENEAARHSLQCASQLVVLQRDALDRLGADERAKTRVILQSATRLRRHAASRTVDLVAVGHLREEKDPLTLMAAARRLPADTPIRIVHIGEALAPELAEAARRTMAECPLYRWLGGLPRDAARRWIARARALVHMSRMEGGAQVVIEAVRSRVPVLASRIGGNLGLLGAEYEGYFPAGDAAALAALMERFAAEPAFAARLAAQCALREPLFTPEAERECVRRLLRDLLAPP, via the coding sequence ATGAGCAAGAGGCCGCGCGTCCTGATCGTCTCGCCCGCGCTGGCGGATGCGAACAACGGCAACTGGCGCACCGCTTCGCGATGGGGCCGGTTCCTCGCGGGGGTGGCCGAGGTCGAGATCGCGCGCGGCTGGGACGGCGCGGCCTGCGACGCGATGATCGCGCTGCACGCGCGCCGCTCGGCCGAGGCGATCGCACAGCTGCGCGCGGCCCGACCGGCCTGTCCCATCGCGCTGGTCCTGACCGGCACCGACGTTTACCGCGACATCGAAGAGAACGAGGCTGCTCGGCATTCGCTCCAGTGTGCCAGCCAACTGGTGGTGCTGCAGCGCGATGCGCTCGATCGCCTCGGCGCGGACGAGCGCGCGAAGACCCGGGTCATCCTCCAGTCCGCGACTCGCCTGCGCCGCCATGCGGCATCGCGCACCGTGGACCTGGTCGCCGTCGGCCACCTGCGCGAGGAGAAGGATCCGCTCACGCTGATGGCCGCGGCGCGGCGCCTGCCGGCGGACACGCCGATCCGCATCGTGCACATCGGCGAGGCGCTGGCGCCCGAGCTGGCCGAGGCGGCGCGGCGCACCATGGCCGAATGCCCGCTCTACCGCTGGCTCGGCGGCCTGCCGCGCGACGCAGCGCGGCGCTGGATCGCGCGCGCCCGCGCACTGGTGCACATGAGCCGGATGGAGGGCGGCGCGCAGGTGGTGATCGAGGCCGTGCGCTCGCGTGTGCCGGTGCTGGCCAGCCGCATCGGCGGCAACCTGGGGCTGCTGGGCGCGGAGTACGAGGGCTACTTTCCCGCCGGCGACGCCGCGGCGCTGGCGGCGCTGATGGAACGCTTTGCGGCCGAGCCCGCCTTCGCGGCGCGACTGGCGGCGCAGTGCGCCCTGCGCGAGCCGCTTTTCACCCCGGAGGCCGAACGTGAATGCGTGCGGCGCCTGCTGCGCGATCTGCTCGCGCCACCATAA
- a CDS encoding VOC family protein: MLGNKEAVANLAVKDLDRAKQFYEEILGLTPVEAEGDDLIVFQSGVSTLNVYRSQYAGTNKATAVTWAVGGEIEALVSALKAKGVRFEHYDMPDTRLEDDIHVMGEMKVAWFKDPDGNILNLINQ; encoded by the coding sequence ATGCTGGGAAACAAGGAAGCGGTCGCGAACCTCGCGGTCAAGGATCTGGACCGGGCGAAGCAGTTCTACGAGGAGATATTGGGCCTGACGCCGGTCGAGGCCGAGGGCGACGACTTGATCGTCTTCCAGAGCGGTGTCTCGACGCTCAACGTCTACCGCTCGCAGTACGCCGGCACCAACAAGGCGACCGCGGTCACCTGGGCCGTCGGCGGCGAGATCGAGGCGCTGGTCAGTGCGCTGAAGGCCAAGGGCGTGCGCTTCGAGCACTACGACATGCCTGACACGCGGCTCGAAGACGACATTCACGTCATGGGCGAGATGAAAGTCGCGTGGTTCAAGGACCCCGACGGCAACATCCTCAACCTCATCAACCAATAA
- the phnE gene encoding phosphonate ABC transporter, permease protein PhnE has product MLATAAILVAVIASFLYLGIDFRALVARESLASMAKFVAEFFPPDVSPAFLAKTAWGALQTLAVSAVGTLLAMLGGAALALPASGRFGPALRQASRFVLNLLRSVPELVWAALMVLAAGLGPFAGVLALALHTTGVFGRLFGETLENVPPTPERALRDAGSGAVAAFAYGSLPLAWPQWLAYALYRWEMNIRMAAVLGFVGAGGLGQMLYFHLSLFQQAQSATVIGAMFVLVFIVDTASGRLRRGLAPAHA; this is encoded by the coding sequence ATGTTGGCAACGGCCGCGATCCTGGTCGCGGTGATCGCCAGCTTCCTCTACCTCGGCATCGACTTCCGCGCGCTCGTGGCACGCGAGTCGCTGGCCTCGATGGCGAAGTTCGTGGCCGAGTTCTTTCCGCCCGACGTGTCGCCCGCGTTCCTTGCCAAGACGGCCTGGGGCGCGCTGCAGACGCTGGCGGTTTCGGCGGTCGGCACGCTGCTCGCGATGCTGGGCGGCGCCGCACTGGCGCTGCCCGCCTCGGGCCGCTTCGGCCCGGCGCTGCGCCAGGCCTCGCGCTTCGTGCTGAACCTGCTGCGCAGCGTGCCCGAGCTGGTGTGGGCCGCGCTGATGGTGCTGGCGGCCGGGCTCGGCCCCTTCGCCGGGGTGCTGGCGCTGGCCTTGCACACCACCGGCGTGTTCGGCCGCCTGTTCGGCGAGACGCTGGAGAACGTGCCGCCCACGCCCGAGCGCGCGCTGCGCGACGCCGGCAGCGGCGCGGTCGCGGCCTTCGCCTACGGCAGCTTGCCGCTCGCATGGCCCCAATGGCTGGCCTATGCGCTGTACCGTTGGGAGATGAATATCCGCATGGCCGCCGTGCTCGGCTTCGTCGGCGCCGGCGGGCTCGGGCAGATGCTGTACTTTCATCTCTCGCTGTTCCAGCAGGCGCAGTCTGCGACGGTGATCGGCGCCATGTTCGTGCTGGTCTTCATCGTGGACACTGCGAGCGGCCGGCTTCGGCGCGGCCTGGCACCCGCCCACGCGTAA
- a CDS encoding WS/DGAT/MGAT family O-acyltransferase — MKHLSGLDATFLHTETPETPMHVGGLHLLELPAGYKGDFYEDVQAHVASRMHLSEIFTRKLALMPFELSNPVWVEDDDVDLDYHVRRVTLPRPGTLRQLEQYVGRLHSTLMDRSRPLWEFYVIDGLQGGRVAMYTKVHHAGIDGQAGTAFAQAIMDLEPHPEPVKAPRQKARRHNRYQLGVAELAGAAVSNTLQQYVKLVKTFPDMARAVQSLIVPQPRSEGASFWQQPKNLNLLGPRTPLNVAITNQRAYAVRSIPLAEVKQAGKKLGASLNDVVMGLCAGALRRYLADHGKLPKKPMSAAIPVTLRAPGDTSSNNQVSMTVMTLATDVADPIERIERIRESSTAAKNLMGSIKAAIPTDYPSFGAPWLMSGLASMYGRSRLADRLPPVANVVISNVPGAQAALYFAGAKLLTYYPVSIPAHGMALNMTVQSYNGSLDFGLIACRRAVPDVDVIADYLLVEHREIQARVKALEASAQAAPAAKASQAPAVEAAAPEKPKPRKTPARKAAPAKAAATRKTPARRGAAAAATR; from the coding sequence ATGAAGCACCTGAGCGGCCTGGACGCGACCTTCCTGCACACCGAGACACCCGAGACGCCGATGCATGTCGGCGGCCTGCACCTGCTCGAGCTGCCGGCCGGCTACAAGGGCGATTTCTACGAGGACGTGCAGGCGCATGTGGCGAGCCGCATGCACCTGTCGGAGATCTTCACGCGCAAGCTCGCGCTGATGCCCTTCGAGCTGTCGAACCCGGTGTGGGTGGAGGACGACGACGTGGACCTCGACTACCACGTGCGCCGCGTCACGCTGCCGCGGCCGGGCACGCTGCGCCAGCTCGAGCAGTACGTAGGCCGCCTCCACTCGACGCTGATGGACCGCAGCCGCCCGCTGTGGGAGTTCTACGTGATCGACGGGCTGCAGGGCGGCCGCGTCGCGATGTACACGAAGGTCCACCACGCGGGCATCGACGGCCAGGCCGGCACGGCCTTCGCGCAGGCCATCATGGACCTGGAGCCGCATCCCGAGCCGGTCAAGGCGCCGCGCCAGAAGGCCCGCCGCCACAACCGCTACCAACTGGGCGTGGCCGAGCTGGCGGGTGCCGCCGTCAGCAACACGTTGCAGCAGTACGTCAAGCTGGTGAAGACCTTTCCGGACATGGCACGCGCGGTGCAGAGCCTGATCGTGCCGCAGCCCCGAAGCGAGGGGGCCAGCTTCTGGCAGCAGCCGAAGAACCTCAACCTGCTGGGGCCGCGCACGCCGCTGAACGTGGCCATCACCAACCAGCGCGCCTATGCGGTGCGCTCGATCCCGCTGGCCGAGGTCAAGCAGGCCGGCAAGAAGCTGGGTGCCAGCCTCAACGACGTGGTGATGGGGCTCTGCGCCGGCGCGCTGCGCCGCTACCTGGCGGACCACGGCAAGCTGCCGAAGAAGCCGATGAGCGCGGCGATTCCCGTGACGCTGCGCGCGCCGGGCGACACCTCGTCGAACAACCAGGTGTCGATGACGGTGATGACGCTGGCGACCGACGTGGCCGATCCGATCGAGCGGATCGAGCGCATCCGCGAATCCTCCACAGCGGCCAAGAACCTGATGGGCAGCATCAAGGCCGCGATCCCCACCGACTACCCGTCCTTCGGCGCGCCATGGCTCATGTCGGGCCTGGCCTCGATGTACGGCCGCTCGCGGCTGGCGGACCGGCTGCCGCCGGTGGCCAACGTGGTGATCTCGAACGTGCCGGGCGCGCAGGCCGCGCTCTACTTCGCGGGCGCGAAGCTCCTGACCTACTACCCGGTGTCGATCCCGGCCCATGGCATGGCGCTCAACATGACGGTGCAGAGCTACAACGGCAGCCTGGACTTCGGGCTGATCGCCTGCCGCCGCGCGGTGCCGGACGTGGACGTGATCGCGGACTACCTGCTCGTCGAGCATCGCGAGATCCAGGCGCGGGTCAAGGCGCTCGAAGCATCCGCGCAAGCCGCGCCGGCGGCCAAGGCATCCCAGGCCCCGGCCGTCGAAGCGGCGGCGCCCGAGAAGCCCAAGCCGCGCAAGACGCCGGCGCGAAAGGCCGCGCCCGCCAAAGCCGCCGCCACGCGCAAGACCCCGGCCCGCCGTGGCGCGGCCGCAGCCGCTACGCGTTGA
- a CDS encoding PhnE/PtxC family ABC transporter permease codes for MNALQHPPPLRDPLARRRLGALLLALVVLWPMLVIAEFKPQALLAPGSLRVMGGFLAGFLPPVLNADFLGLLARATLETLAMATAGVALAFVLAVPLAFVVTRSLSISRIGPGPGRRRGAAIRTAARGLLTVLRAIPELVWALLLVRAFGLGPAAGVLALAITYGGMLGKVYAEILESGDTRPARALLEAGSGRIAALFYGLLPGAAQELASYTVYRWECAVRASVVMGFVGAGGLGQLMDQSMKMLNGGEACSILIVFLLLVLMADALSAALRKWLA; via the coding sequence ATGAACGCGCTGCAGCACCCGCCGCCCTTGCGCGACCCACTCGCGCGCCGTCGGCTGGGCGCGCTGCTGCTCGCGCTGGTGGTGCTGTGGCCGATGCTGGTGATCGCCGAGTTCAAGCCCCAGGCGCTGCTGGCGCCCGGCAGCCTGCGCGTGATGGGCGGCTTCCTGGCGGGCTTCCTGCCGCCGGTCCTGAATGCGGATTTTCTCGGCCTGCTGGCGCGTGCGACGCTGGAAACCCTCGCAATGGCCACCGCCGGCGTGGCACTCGCCTTCGTGCTCGCGGTGCCGCTGGCCTTCGTGGTGACGCGCTCGCTGTCGATCTCGCGCATCGGCCCCGGTCCCGGGCGCCGGCGCGGCGCGGCGATCCGGACCGCGGCGCGCGGCCTGCTCACCGTGCTGCGCGCGATCCCCGAACTGGTGTGGGCGCTGCTGCTGGTGCGGGCCTTCGGCCTGGGCCCGGCGGCCGGCGTGCTGGCGCTGGCGATCACCTACGGCGGCATGCTCGGCAAGGTCTACGCGGAAATCCTCGAATCGGGCGACACGCGGCCCGCGCGCGCATTGCTCGAGGCCGGCAGCGGGCGCATCGCAGCACTCTTCTACGGCCTGCTGCCGGGCGCGGCGCAGGAGCTTGCCTCCTACACCGTCTACCGCTGGGAATGCGCGGTGCGCGCCTCGGTGGTGATGGGCTTCGTGGGCGCCGGCGGGCTGGGGCAGCTGATGGACCAGTCGATGAAGATGCTCAACGGCGGCGAGGCCTGCAGCATCCTGATCGTGTTCCTGCTGCTGGTGCTGATGGCCGATGCCTTGAGCGCGGCGCTGCGGAAGTGGCTGGCATGA
- the selD gene encoding selenide, water dikinase SelD, whose protein sequence is MNDRIAAPAIRLTSFSHGGGCGCKIAPGVLSEILRNSGSGIIPPELLVGIETADDAAVYQLNDEQALIATTDFFMPIVDDPFDFGRIAATNAISDVYAMGGTPIMALALVAMPVNQLPLEVIGEVVRGGQAVCREAGIPIAGGHTIDSVEPIYGLVVMGLVHPKRLKRNADAKAGDVLVLGKPLGVGVLSAALKKEKLDAEGYAQLVANTTRLNKPGIALAALEGVHALTDVTGFGLAGHTLEMARGAGLQAVIDWPQVPLLPRVAEMAAEGFVTGASGRNWAGYGAEVRLDAALPPVAQDLLSDPQTSGGLLVSCAPDSVPQVLALFHEQGFETARAIGRMEAGPAGLRVNA, encoded by the coding sequence ATGAACGATCGAATCGCCGCCCCGGCCATCCGTCTCACCAGCTTCTCCCACGGCGGCGGCTGCGGCTGCAAGATCGCGCCGGGCGTGTTGTCGGAGATCCTGCGAAACAGCGGCAGCGGCATCATCCCGCCCGAGCTGCTGGTCGGCATCGAGACCGCCGACGACGCCGCGGTCTACCAGCTCAACGACGAGCAGGCGCTGATCGCCACCACCGACTTCTTCATGCCGATCGTCGACGACCCCTTCGACTTCGGCCGCATCGCCGCCACCAATGCCATCAGCGACGTCTACGCCATGGGCGGCACGCCGATCATGGCCCTGGCGCTGGTGGCGATGCCGGTCAACCAGCTGCCGCTGGAGGTGATCGGCGAGGTGGTGCGCGGCGGCCAGGCGGTGTGCCGCGAAGCCGGCATCCCGATCGCGGGCGGCCACACCATCGACTCGGTCGAGCCGATCTACGGGCTGGTGGTCATGGGGCTGGTGCACCCGAAACGTCTGAAGCGCAATGCCGATGCGAAGGCCGGCGACGTGCTCGTGCTCGGAAAGCCGCTGGGCGTGGGCGTGCTGTCAGCGGCGCTCAAGAAGGAGAAGCTCGATGCCGAAGGCTATGCGCAGCTGGTCGCCAACACCACGCGGCTCAACAAGCCCGGCATTGCGCTGGCCGCGCTCGAAGGCGTGCATGCGCTGACCGATGTGACAGGCTTCGGCCTGGCCGGCCACACGCTGGAGATGGCGCGCGGCGCCGGGCTGCAGGCGGTGATCGACTGGCCGCAGGTGCCGTTGCTGCCCCGTGTCGCCGAGATGGCGGCCGAGGGCTTCGTCACCGGCGCCTCGGGCCGCAACTGGGCCGGCTATGGCGCCGAGGTGCGGCTCGATGCCGCGCTGCCGCCGGTGGCGCAGGATCTGCTGAGCGACCCGCAGACCTCGGGTGGGCTGCTGGTGAGCTGTGCGCCGGACAGCGTGCCGCAGGTGCTGGCGCTGTTCCACGAACAGGGCTTCGAGACCGCCCGCGCGATCGGCCGCATGGAGGCCGGGCCGGCCGGCCTGCGCGTCAACGCGTAG
- a CDS encoding putative selenate ABC transporter substrate-binding protein: MKRQFLQTTLFCLLGLAAGLPIHAQTATTLRVSAIPDEAPTELQRKFKPLGEYLKKETGLDVQFTPVTDYAAVVEGLAGNKIDLAWLGGFTFVQARLRTQGGVVPLVQRAEDEVFTSKFIVPADSKAKALADLKGATFAFGAPSSTSGSLMPRHFLLQAGIDPDKDFKTVAYSGAHDATVAFVAAGRAEAGVLNASVWDKLVEAKNPNAAKVRVLATTAPYYDYNWTARPGLDPALQKKLTDAFLKLDAANPAHQEILSLQRASKFIPTKASNYDSIEAAARSAGLIK, from the coding sequence ATGAAACGACAGTTCCTCCAGACCACCCTCTTCTGCCTGCTCGGGCTGGCCGCCGGCCTGCCGATCCATGCGCAAACGGCCACCACGCTGCGCGTCTCGGCCATCCCCGACGAGGCACCGACCGAGCTGCAGCGCAAGTTCAAGCCGCTGGGCGAGTACCTGAAGAAGGAGACCGGGCTCGACGTGCAGTTCACGCCGGTCACCGACTACGCGGCCGTGGTCGAGGGCCTGGCCGGCAACAAGATCGACCTGGCCTGGCTCGGGGGCTTCACCTTCGTGCAGGCCAGGTTGCGCACCCAGGGCGGCGTGGTGCCGCTGGTGCAGCGCGCCGAGGACGAGGTCTTCACCAGCAAATTCATCGTGCCCGCCGACAGCAAGGCCAAGGCCCTGGCCGATCTCAAGGGCGCCACCTTCGCATTCGGTGCACCCTCTTCCACCTCGGGCAGCCTGATGCCGCGCCATTTCCTGCTGCAGGCCGGCATCGACCCGGACAAGGATTTCAAGACCGTCGCCTATTCGGGCGCGCACGACGCCACCGTGGCCTTCGTCGCGGCGGGCCGGGCCGAGGCCGGCGTGCTCAACGCGTCGGTCTGGGACAAGCTGGTCGAGGCGAAGAATCCCAACGCCGCCAAGGTGCGCGTGCTGGCCACCACCGCGCCCTACTACGACTACAACTGGACCGCGCGGCCCGGACTCGATCCCGCGCTCCAGAAGAAACTCACCGACGCCTTCCTCAAGCTGGACGCGGCCAACCCGGCGCATCAAGAGATCCTGTCGCTGCAGCGCGCCTCGAAGTTCATCCCGACCAAGGCCTCGAACTACGACAGCATCGAGGCGGCCGCGCGCTCGGCCGGGCTCATCAAGTAG
- the rocF gene encoding arginase, whose translation MSTFTTVELIGAPTDIGASVRGAGMGPDALRVADIAGTLSRLGFEIVDRGNLAGPATPWADPANGLRHLNEVVSWNRAVYDAVDRALGAGHLPLLMGGDHCLAIGSISAIAWHARRRGKKLRVLWLDAHSDVNTERTSPSGNIHGMPVACLLGHGPQALSGWSGEAAALEHDAIRFIGIRSVDAEEKAAIRALGLNVFDMRHIDEHGMRTTMTEALQDIDEETHLHVSFDLDCLDPDYAPGVGTGVRGGPTWREMQLCMEMIADTGRLASLDVAELNPALDVRNRTAEVAVELIESLFGKSTLVR comes from the coding sequence ATGAGCACCTTCACCACGGTCGAACTGATCGGCGCTCCCACCGACATCGGCGCCAGCGTGCGTGGCGCCGGCATGGGGCCGGACGCGCTGCGGGTGGCGGACATCGCCGGCACCCTCTCGCGCCTGGGCTTCGAGATCGTGGACCGCGGCAACCTGGCCGGGCCCGCGACCCCCTGGGCCGATCCGGCCAACGGGCTGCGGCACCTGAACGAAGTGGTGAGCTGGAACCGCGCGGTCTACGATGCCGTCGACCGCGCGCTGGGCGCCGGCCACCTGCCGCTGCTGATGGGCGGCGACCACTGCCTCGCGATCGGCTCGATCAGCGCCATCGCCTGGCATGCGCGCCGGCGCGGCAAGAAGCTGCGCGTGCTGTGGCTGGATGCGCATTCCGACGTCAACACCGAGCGCACCAGCCCCAGCGGCAACATTCACGGCATGCCGGTCGCCTGCCTGCTCGGCCACGGGCCGCAGGCGCTGAGCGGCTGGAGCGGCGAGGCCGCGGCGCTGGAGCACGATGCGATCCGCTTCATCGGCATCCGCAGCGTCGACGCGGAGGAGAAGGCGGCGATCCGCGCGCTCGGCCTCAACGTCTTCGACATGCGCCACATCGACGAGCACGGCATGCGCACCACCATGACCGAGGCGCTGCAGGACATCGACGAGGAGACCCACCTGCACGTGAGCTTCGACCTCGACTGCCTGGATCCCGACTACGCCCCGGGGGTGGGCACCGGCGTACGCGGCGGCCCGACCTGGCGCGAGATGCAGCTGTGCATGGAGATGATCGCCGACACCGGCCGGCTCGCCTCGCTCGACGTCGCCGAGCTCAATCCCGCGCTGGATGTGCGCAACCGCACGGCGGAAGTGGCGGTGGAGCTGATCGAGAGCCTGTTCGGCAAGTCGACGCTGGTGCGCTGA
- a CDS encoding phosphonate ABC transporter ATP-binding protein, translated as MTAEAALALEDVGLVHANGQRALQSVTLRMAPGARVAIIGPSGAGKTSLLRIAATALRASEGRVELLGARPWQLRARPLKALRARVGLIHQAPPIPPRLRVITAVLAGRLGAWSGAHALASLLVPADIAGAHAALARLDLADRLFDRCDRLSGGQLQRVGMARVLYQAPELLLADEPVSALDPALADLAVGELIAQSRSTGATLVASLHAVDLALKWFDRIVGLRAGVVVFDAPAAAVSRTMLQELYATEGSALPTQAPDFVLEERRATVLPIACR; from the coding sequence TTGACTGCCGAAGCCGCGCTGGCGCTGGAGGATGTCGGCCTGGTCCATGCCAACGGCCAGCGCGCGCTGCAATCGGTCACGCTGCGCATGGCGCCGGGTGCGCGCGTGGCCATCATCGGCCCCTCCGGGGCCGGCAAGACGAGCCTGCTGCGCATCGCCGCGACCGCGCTGCGCGCCAGCGAAGGGCGCGTCGAGTTGCTGGGCGCGCGACCCTGGCAGCTGCGCGCCCGGCCGCTGAAGGCGCTGCGCGCGCGCGTGGGCCTGATCCACCAGGCGCCGCCGATCCCGCCGCGGCTGCGCGTGATCACGGCGGTGCTGGCCGGCCGGCTGGGCGCCTGGTCGGGCGCGCACGCCCTGGCCTCGCTGCTGGTGCCGGCCGACATCGCCGGCGCGCACGCCGCGCTGGCCCGCCTGGACCTGGCGGACCGGCTGTTCGACCGCTGCGACCGCCTCTCGGGCGGCCAGCTGCAGCGCGTCGGCATGGCGCGCGTGCTCTACCAGGCGCCCGAGCTGCTGCTGGCCGACGAGCCGGTGTCGGCGCTCGACCCCGCGCTGGCCGACCTGGCGGTGGGCGAGCTGATCGCGCAGAGCCGGTCCACCGGCGCCACGCTGGTCGCCTCCCTGCACGCGGTGGACCTGGCGCTGAAGTGGTTCGACCGCATCGTCGGCCTGCGTGCCGGCGTGGTGGTCTTCGATGCGCCGGCCGCCGCCGTCAGCCGCACGATGCTGCAGGAGCTCTATGCGACCGAGGGCAGCGCGCTGCCGACCCAGGCGCCGGACTTCGTGCTCGAAGAGCGTCGCGCGACTGTGCTGCCGATCGCCTGCCGATGA
- a CDS encoding TetR/AcrR family transcriptional regulator has product MASINTRERILQTSLALFNAQGLAAVSTHRIAAELEMSPGNLHYHFKAKQLIVDRLFRRFEERLELLNASSNTVRAIDDLWLALHLRFEAIDAYRFVYRDMAFLAGEYPALGQRAQALTAQNLLAAQALCETLVAAGVIEATAEDAQMLALQMVFTTTCWLSFERLVPGRDALQQADPGLAAFYTLTLVSPYVSRESRAYLDYLRGKYLG; this is encoded by the coding sequence GTGGCCAGCATCAACACGCGCGAGCGCATCCTGCAGACCAGCCTGGCGCTGTTCAACGCGCAGGGGCTCGCCGCGGTGTCCACGCACCGCATCGCGGCCGAGCTGGAGATGAGTCCCGGCAACCTGCACTACCACTTCAAGGCCAAGCAGCTGATCGTCGATCGCCTGTTCCGGCGCTTCGAGGAGCGGCTGGAGCTGCTTAACGCCTCCTCGAATACGGTGCGCGCGATCGACGACCTTTGGCTCGCGCTGCACCTGCGCTTCGAGGCCATCGACGCCTACCGCTTCGTCTACCGCGACATGGCCTTCCTGGCCGGCGAATACCCGGCGCTGGGCCAGCGGGCGCAGGCCCTGACCGCGCAGAACCTGCTGGCCGCGCAAGCGCTGTGCGAGACGCTCGTGGCCGCCGGCGTCATCGAGGCGACGGCAGAAGATGCGCAGATGCTGGCCCTGCAGATGGTCTTCACCACCACCTGCTGGCTCTCCTTCGAGCGGCTGGTGCCGGGGCGCGATGCGCTGCAGCAGGCCGATCCGGGGCTGGCGGCCTTCTACACGCTGACGCTGGTTTCGCCGTATGTTTCCCGCGAATCGAGGGCTTACCTCGATTACCTGCGTGGCAAATACCTCGGATAA